A genomic stretch from Bradyrhizobium sp. 195 includes:
- a CDS encoding DUF6894 family protein, translating to MPRYYFDLRDDKGIALDEEGLELSSPRAVRAEAAKSIADMARDAVLSASPTGGRQQMAIDVRDANGPIMQVKFSFEIDSLTSRSRSRDH from the coding sequence ATGCCCCGATATTACTTTGACCTTCGCGACGACAAGGGAATTGCGCTGGACGAGGAGGGACTGGAATTGTCCAGCCCGCGCGCGGTTCGGGCCGAGGCCGCCAAATCGATTGCCGACATGGCGCGCGACGCCGTCTTGTCTGCGTCGCCCACCGGCGGCAGGCAACAGATGGCGATCGACGTTCGCGACGCCAACGGGCCAATCATGCAGGTGAAGTTCAGCTTCGAGATCGACAGTCTCACGTCGCGATCGCGCTCACGCGATCATTGA
- a CDS encoding nuclear transport factor 2 family protein, with protein MSFDPMAAAVDWLDAYRAGDIDTVLGMYADDAVIHCACGGMKTSSGKDGRRAYWRDRLTRYPASGLDNLQPSGETAVVSYVARGGIVSASLTFDASGKIATHVCGPQN; from the coding sequence ATGTCCTTTGACCCGATGGCCGCTGCGGTCGACTGGCTTGATGCCTACCGCGCCGGCGATATCGACACTGTCCTTGGAATGTACGCCGACGACGCGGTGATCCATTGCGCCTGCGGCGGCATGAAGACGAGCTCGGGCAAGGACGGCCGGCGCGCCTATTGGCGCGACCGCCTCACCAGATATCCCGCGTCCGGCCTCGACAATCTGCAACCGTCCGGAGAGACGGCGGTGGTCTCGTACGTCGCGCGCGGCGGCATCGTCAGCGCGAGCCTGACCTTCGATGCCTCCGGAAAGATCGCCACCCACGTCTGCGGTCCGCAAAACTAG
- a CDS encoding glycosyltransferase family 4 protein: MRIAQLAPLAESVPPKLYGGTERVIAWLVDELVALGHDVTLFATGDSKTRGSLQAVWPRALRLGRRGVDPNATCALLIEAIAERARDFDVIHCHVDWLALPVLSRTGVPFLTTMHGRLDLPGLPSVIGAFPDAPFVSISDNQRRALPDANWIATIPHGLPRDLFRPSFEAGSYLAFLGRLTVEKGPEDAIRIARAVGMPLQIAAKIPRAETAYFKKKLEPEIDGEKIKLVGEVDEARKQPFLAGAAALLFPIDWPEPFGLVMIEAMACGTPVIAYRSGSVPEVVEDGVTGFIVDGREQAIEAVKEVGRLDRRRIRARFEERFAASRMARQYEDRYRELADRGWRRA, translated from the coding sequence ATGCGGATCGCCCAGCTTGCCCCGTTGGCCGAGAGCGTTCCTCCGAAACTTTACGGCGGCACGGAGCGGGTGATTGCCTGGCTTGTGGACGAGTTGGTCGCGCTCGGACATGACGTCACCCTGTTCGCGACCGGGGATTCGAAAACCAGAGGAAGCCTCCAGGCGGTGTGGCCGCGCGCGCTCCGGCTGGGGCGGAGGGGCGTCGATCCGAACGCCACCTGCGCGTTGCTGATCGAGGCCATCGCCGAGCGCGCACGCGACTTCGACGTGATCCACTGCCATGTCGACTGGTTGGCCCTGCCGGTGCTGAGTCGGACCGGAGTGCCGTTTCTAACGACCATGCACGGTCGGCTCGACCTTCCTGGGCTTCCCAGCGTGATCGGGGCTTTCCCGGACGCCCCCTTCGTCTCAATATCCGACAACCAGCGCCGTGCGCTTCCGGACGCAAACTGGATCGCGACCATTCCGCACGGATTGCCCAGGGACCTGTTTCGACCATCCTTCGAAGCTGGTTCGTATTTGGCTTTTCTCGGGCGGCTCACGGTGGAGAAGGGACCGGAAGATGCCATACGCATCGCACGCGCCGTCGGGATGCCGCTGCAAATCGCGGCCAAGATCCCCCGCGCGGAGACCGCCTACTTCAAGAAGAAGCTCGAGCCCGAGATCGACGGCGAAAAGATCAAACTCGTCGGCGAGGTGGACGAAGCCCGCAAGCAGCCGTTCCTCGCCGGTGCTGCCGCCTTGCTGTTTCCGATCGACTGGCCGGAGCCTTTCGGCCTCGTCATGATCGAGGCGATGGCGTGCGGCACGCCCGTGATCGCCTACCGCTCTGGATCGGTGCCGGAAGTCGTGGAAGACGGCGTCACCGGCTTCATCGTGGACGGCCGGGAGCAGGCGATCGAAGCGGTCAAGGAAGTAGGCCGACTGGACCGACGCAGGATCCGCGCCCGTTTCGAGGAGCGTTTCGCCGCGAGCCGGATGGCGAGGCAGTACGAGGACCGGTACCGCGAGCTGGCCGACCGAGGATGGCGCCGGGCGTAA
- a CDS encoding general stress protein, translating into MTITISRLYDNYSDAERAVTRLEAAGVPHSDISIVANNSDNWYGSKRGKVDRDRDGTDDRAEGAGTGAGIGAGLGGAAGLLAGLGLLAIPGLGPVVAAGWLASTAAGAAAGAATGGIVGALTQAGVSKEDASRYAEGVRRGGTLVSAKVPDQDRTRLDALLHEKSVNLGDRSAAWQKSGWTDFDAASPPLSPDDIGRERELYGAGTRR; encoded by the coding sequence ATGACCATCACCATCTCCCGCCTCTACGACAATTATTCCGACGCCGAGCGCGCCGTGACCCGGCTCGAGGCGGCCGGCGTGCCGCACTCCGACATCAGCATCGTCGCCAACAATTCGGACAATTGGTACGGCTCCAAGCGCGGCAAGGTCGACCGTGACCGCGACGGCACCGACGATCGTGCGGAAGGCGCCGGCACCGGTGCCGGCATCGGCGCCGGCCTCGGCGGCGCCGCAGGCCTTCTCGCCGGCCTCGGCCTGCTCGCCATTCCCGGCCTCGGGCCGGTCGTGGCTGCAGGATGGCTGGCCTCGACCGCAGCCGGCGCAGCCGCCGGTGCGGCCACGGGTGGAATCGTCGGCGCCCTGACGCAGGCCGGCGTGTCCAAGGAGGATGCCTCGCGCTATGCCGAGGGCGTTCGCCGCGGCGGCACGCTGGTGTCGGCGAAGGTGCCCGATCAGGACCGCACGCGGCTCGATGCACTTCTGCACGAGAAGTCCGTGAACCTTGGAGATCGCAGCGCGGCCTGGCAGAAGTCCGGCTGGACCGACTTCGATGCCGCAAGCCCCCCGCTGTCTCCGGATGACATCGGCCGCGAGCGCGAGCTTTACGGCGCGGGCACGCGGCGATAG
- a CDS encoding NRAMP family divalent metal transporter translates to MSDSAVNPTKPSPTLLQRLGPGLITGAADDDPSGIATYSQAGAQFGYGLLWTVFLTTPFMIAIQLVSAQIGRVTGKGLAANVMKVAPRWAVLTLVAMLVAANTFNIAADIAAMAEALSLVIGGLNHEHALIFAAGSTLLQVFLPYRRYSPVLKFLTLALFAYVATAFTVKIPWSTALLAAVWPKANVSADYLMMVVAVLGTTISPYLFFWQASQEVEEMNQGDRDKPLRELKRGGTHELDRIKTDTISGMLLSNGIAFFIILTTASVLHANGVTKINSATEAAEALRPLAGDFTFALFALGIIGTGLLAIPVLAGAAAYGVSEIFGWRATLEAKPDEAVGFYTIIAAATIIGFGLGFTGIDSIHMLVWSAVLNGIVAVPIMAMMMLIVSSRAIMGRFRARSWLIALGWLGTALMALAVLALLGSSMMG, encoded by the coding sequence ATGAGCGACAGCGCCGTCAACCCGACGAAACCCTCGCCGACGCTGTTGCAGAGGCTCGGGCCGGGCCTGATCACCGGCGCTGCCGACGACGATCCGTCGGGCATCGCCACCTATTCCCAGGCCGGCGCGCAATTCGGCTATGGGCTGCTCTGGACGGTGTTTCTGACCACACCGTTCATGATCGCCATCCAGCTCGTCAGCGCGCAGATCGGCCGCGTCACCGGCAAGGGGCTCGCGGCCAACGTCATGAAGGTCGCGCCGCGCTGGGCGGTGCTGACGCTTGTCGCCATGCTCGTCGCCGCGAACACATTCAACATCGCCGCCGACATCGCCGCGATGGCCGAGGCGCTCTCGCTCGTCATCGGCGGGCTCAACCACGAGCACGCCCTGATCTTCGCGGCGGGCTCGACCCTGCTGCAGGTGTTTCTGCCCTATCGCCGCTATTCGCCGGTGCTCAAATTCCTCACCTTGGCGCTGTTTGCCTATGTCGCGACCGCCTTCACCGTCAAGATCCCGTGGAGCACGGCGCTGCTCGCCGCGGTCTGGCCCAAGGCCAATGTCAGCGCCGACTATCTCATGATGGTGGTGGCTGTGCTCGGCACCACGATCAGCCCGTATTTGTTCTTCTGGCAGGCTTCGCAGGAGGTCGAGGAGATGAACCAGGGCGATCGCGACAAGCCCCTGCGCGAGCTCAAGCGCGGCGGCACGCACGAGCTCGACCGCATCAAGACCGACACCATATCGGGCATGCTGCTCTCCAACGGCATCGCCTTCTTCATCATTCTGACCACCGCGTCGGTGCTGCACGCCAACGGCGTCACCAAAATCAATTCGGCGACGGAGGCGGCCGAAGCGTTGCGGCCGCTCGCCGGGGACTTCACCTTCGCGCTGTTCGCGCTCGGTATCATCGGCACGGGCCTGCTCGCGATCCCCGTGCTGGCGGGCGCGGCCGCTTATGGCGTCTCGGAGATCTTCGGCTGGCGCGCCACGCTGGAGGCCAAGCCCGACGAGGCGGTCGGCTTCTACACCATCATTGCCGCGGCAACCATCATCGGCTTCGGCCTCGGCTTCACGGGCATAGACTCGATCCACATGCTGGTCTGGAGCGCGGTGCTCAACGGCATCGTCGCCGTCCCCATCATGGCGATGATGATGCTGATCGTGTCGAGCCGCGCGATCATGGGTCGCTTCAGGGCCCGGTCATGGCTGATTGCGCTCGGCTGGCTCGGCACCGCGCTGATGGCGCTGGCCGTTCTCGCTCTGCTCGGCTCGTCGATGATGGGCTGA